A stretch of DNA from Planococcus antarcticus DSM 14505:
AACTTTGACTTCTCCCTTTATCCCATGGAACACATGTGGAGTTTTTATTCTGGCGACTTTAGCAGTCCATCCATTTGCTTACGCTCCTTATGCGGTACTCAATTACACAGTGCCAATTATCGGAATCATCATGGCGCTGGTCGGTTACAAAGTTCAATTCTTAACGGAAGATGAATTAACTAAGCTGAAAGCAACGCAGCAAAGAATCGACCGCGAAAACGAAATGACAGAAGGCACCTAAGCCTTTCACGCTCTACAGATATAAATTGAAAAGCGAGCCTTCTCTTTTGAAATTCCAAAAGAGGAGGCTCGCTTTTCTCAGTTAAATAGAAGTAGAGTCAAACTGCTCTCTGAGACGATCAGTACCATACAATAGCCATGGAGAAGGTAGGTCAAAGTTGTGATGGAAGGGCAACTTGCTGACCTGTTCAGGGCTTAGGTCCATCCACAGTAGTGCATTGGCTTTTACTTTTTCACTTAATTGGCGCTGTGCCATTGAAATGGTTTCCCATAATCCCAGCTGCTCCATGAGATCATCCCATGGATAGACGATGTGCAGATAGTATTGTCGTTTATAATCTTTTTTTGTAATCAGTACACGATCTTTTTGCTTGTTTTCAAAAAAAGACCATTGTGCCAGCTTGGCATCGACAAATAATTCTTCCGAAGCTGGAAATGTGTAATAGCATTCATAAGGAAAAACAGCTCCAGTGTCGATATACAGCCGATTTATCCATGCCTTTTTTTGTGGAATTTCATTGACGTGCTCCCAGGCAGCAGCACCTGTTTCAAGTGTGGAAGCGTCAGGCGAAATGGCGCTGTAGAGTTTGGAAACTTCTGCAAGGCCCAGTTTATCTATGACGCGCCGAGCAGATGAATTCTCCTGTTGCGTATTTGCACCAATCCATTGGATGGCGGGAAGCTTAAAGGCTAGATTCATAATATGAGCCATCAATTGCGTGGATAAATTGTTTCCGCGAAAGCGTAAATCACTGCGCATTCTGCCAAGCATAACGTATTGTTTAGCGAAAATCGTGTAGCCTCCGACGCTTGCCAGTTGTCCATTTTGAAATAGGCCATACATACGGCTAGAGCCACTGGATATGCGGCTGTATACTCTGAGAATGTAATCATCATCAATGCCTGTCTCCATTGCTTCCAAAAGATGCAGGTCATCTAAGTCTAACTGTCGAATTGATTTTTCCATACACTAGCACTCCTTGCTCATGTTGAACGTTTACTTGTATTATATACAGGAAAAGTAGCAGTTTGCATGTTTGGGACTTGCTTGTTCCGGATGTGGCTGTTGGCCAAAGAATGGCAGGTTTAAATTAGGGGAGCAAGTGGGAAAAGAAAAACATATCTAAAAGGAGGTTGTTGTATGACTATATTTTCGAATAAAGCATTGGTGCATAAACATGTATTGATTACAGGTGCAACAGGAGGCATAGGCATTGAGACAGCTCAGACATTGGCTTTGATGGGGGCACGTATTACCATCACCGGCCGCAACAAAGAAAAACTGAAAAAGTTGAAAGGCGAGTTGCTCCAACAAATGCCAGTAGACAGACTGTGTATGCTGGAAGCTGATTTAACCAAAGAAGAAGATCGAATACGGCTTGTTGAATATGCCGAAAGCGAACTGGGCTTTGTAAATGGCTTGGTGAACTCTGCGGGTGTTTCAGGAGGCAAGCTTGTCGAAGAACTTGATGAATCGTTCATTGAGGAAATGATGAACCTGAACTTCATGTCAACTTTTCTGCTGACACAGAAAGTGTATCGGAAGATGCTGGAGCATGGGGAAGGGGACATTGTCAATCTGGCTTCCTTATCAGGATTGCGCGGGACCTATGGCAACACTGCGTACTCGGCGAGTAAGTTTGCAGTTGTTGGCTGGACTCAATCGATGGCAGTGGAAGCTATTGCACGTGGTATCCGGGTCAATGCTGTATGCCCGGGCTATGTCGATACAGAAATGGCACGAAACAGCTTGCATGGAAAAGCGCAGAGAAACGGGACAAGCTTTGAAGAAGAGCTGGAAAATACGGAAAAAGGCATTCCGTCAGGACGCTTGTCAACTGCATCGGAAGTGGCGCATACCATCGCCTTTCTATTGACAAATGCGGCTCAAAATATTGTAGGAGAGTCCCTTAAAATTTCCGGAGGAAGCGTTATGAGATGAGCCAGTAGCGGATCTTCTAAATGAGTGAGACAGCTTTGTATTATCTTTTAATTTCATAATTGTGTATAGTAAACAGAGTGAAAAAGACAATCTAAACAGAGGACAACTTACTATGTTTAAAGGAGATCAACAATTGGAAAAAGAGATTACAGACATTCAGGATATTCTACAGACGTCTGAAGGTGCCCACGTTCTTTATTATGTGGAAGAACCTGCGCCTTATATTGACAATGCTGTTTCTTATATTGTTGCAGGTATCGAGCAGGGGGACCGGATTCTATTCGTTGAGAATGAACGCCTCTATCCAAAAATCCTCAAGCGTGTAGGAGAGCTGGTTTCCGAAGAACAGCTGAAGAACATTCACTACGTCAATAATTTTACGTTTTATTGGCGAAATGGAAACTTCCATCCGCCTACAATCCTGGCCTACTTCTTTGACTCGGTAAGCCCGTTTGTGGAAGAAGAACTGACATTCCGTACCTGGGGACACATCGAGTGGCGGGATGAAATGGAAATCACAAAGGATATTAAAGAATATGAAAGTGCAGTTAATCAGCTTATTCCACATATTAAAGCGATTTCGGTCTGCGCTTATGATGCTTCGCGGGTTTCCGGTGCGCTTAGAGAAGTGTTGTTGGACTGTCATGGTTTCTTGATGACAGATGATGGGATTTCGTGTATTTCAAAGAAAATTGAATAATTCTGAATTAATTTGGAAGAACCTTTTTACGGATATCCCGTAGAGAGGTTTTTTTGAACTTACAAGTTCGTTTGAAAAAAAGTTTTTTTTGCACAATGGTCTTGGCTGAACTGCTGCTTCTATGCATCTGGCCACTATCAATAAATCAAACAAATCATTCATCTAAAAAGTATTTTAGTTAACAGAATATTGACAATTTTTTAAAAAAGCATACTATTATTAAGTAATGAAGCTTGAAACAAAACTGTACTTATTTAACGTTTTCCGAAAGAAGTCTCCCTCTTCAAGAGTGTGAAAGCAAAGCCTATCGCTACTTGGAGACGGGCGAATGTGCTTGATACAGGAGGTGTCTGGATCAAAGTAGTGTTGGTTAGCAGCTATGAACATATTCCGTAAAGCAAAGTATAGAACAGAGGCGCAGGAAAAAAGAAATCGAATGTGCTATTGAAGAAATGGCGGAAGTGAAATTCATCGATTTCAATTTATAGTAAGATTTGAAAATTTGATTTGAGGAGAGGGTGGAAATATGCAAGTCAGGTCAGCGGTATTACGGGAAATCGGAGCCTCAACTCCCTACGAAACGAGCCAACCGATTCAAATTGAGACAGTAGAATTGGATTCGCCAGGAAGAGGAGAGGTGTTGATCCAGATAAAAGCAGCGAGTTTATGCCATTCCGATTTATCGGTGATGAACGGCAGCCGGCCACGGCCGTTGCCAATGGCTCTTGGTCACGAAGCAGCTGGCGTGATCATTGAAGTAGGAGAAGGTGTCACTGACCTAGAACCAGGTGATCACGTTGCTTGTGTATTCGTACCAAGCTGCGGGCAATGTGGCCCGTGCCGGGAAGGG
This window harbors:
- a CDS encoding GNAT family N-acetyltransferase; translation: MEKSIRQLDLDDLHLLEAMETGIDDDYILRVYSRISSGSSRMYGLFQNGQLASVGGYTIFAKQYVMLGRMRSDLRFRGNNLSTQLMAHIMNLAFKLPAIQWIGANTQQENSSARRVIDKLGLAEVSKLYSAISPDASTLETGAAAWEHVNEIPQKKAWINRLYIDTGAVFPYECYYTFPASEELFVDAKLAQWSFFENKQKDRVLITKKDYKRQYYLHIVYPWDDLMEQLGLWETISMAQRQLSEKVKANALLWMDLSPEQVSKLPFHHNFDLPSPWLLYGTDRLREQFDSTSI
- a CDS encoding SDR family NAD(P)-dependent oxidoreductase, coding for MTIFSNKALVHKHVLITGATGGIGIETAQTLALMGARITITGRNKEKLKKLKGELLQQMPVDRLCMLEADLTKEEDRIRLVEYAESELGFVNGLVNSAGVSGGKLVEELDESFIEEMMNLNFMSTFLLTQKVYRKMLEHGEGDIVNLASLSGLRGTYGNTAYSASKFAVVGWTQSMAVEAIARGIRVNAVCPGYVDTEMARNSLHGKAQRNGTSFEEELENTEKGIPSGRLSTASEVAHTIAFLLTNAAQNIVGESLKISGGSVMR
- a CDS encoding MEDS domain-containing protein, with product MEKEITDIQDILQTSEGAHVLYYVEEPAPYIDNAVSYIVAGIEQGDRILFVENERLYPKILKRVGELVSEEQLKNIHYVNNFTFYWRNGNFHPPTILAYFFDSVSPFVEEELTFRTWGHIEWRDEMEITKDIKEYESAVNQLIPHIKAISVCAYDASRVSGALREVLLDCHGFLMTDDGISCISKKIE